The Devosia sp. A16 genome includes a window with the following:
- a CDS encoding methyl-accepting chemotaxis protein translates to MRLTIKAKLIAAFAAVIILSAVSMGIALMNLGALNASFSAAMEGNVKRIQLAADLEVSTLKVARDEKNLILTQDPAAIAALVKQMDAGIDAIHADTATLRELSSEVGKPLVDKFGADYEAYLVQHAEVRRLSTLNLDAEAFALASGKAAEVRAASVARLDEIVALNNTQLNEAIAAAEALYGSSSLLLTALLVGSTIIAVSAAAVIIVGISRGLGKISQVVSAVALGDLDQNIEIKSNDEIKDLVATVNVMTGNLRATAAIADRIADGDLTVEPKPLSDRDTLGLALQRMVEKLRDVIAEAITSANNVSAGSQELSATAEQLSQGATEQASSTEEASASMEEMAATIKQSADNAQQTEKIARQSAADAIASGAAVNDAVTAMQTIAQKIMVVQEIARQTDLLALNAAVEAARAGEHGRGFAVVASEVRKLAERSQAAAAEISTLSDTTVKTAQSAGEMLTRLVPDIQRTAELVEEITAGAREQNAGAAQINTAIQQLDKVTQQNTSAAEEMSATSEELASQAEQLQNAISYFRIEAVRDTAAEAPRKQPAAKRIRSEIMAKSPHLAPRPRPVGRLNGNGGFDLDIDDGGDELDQEFTRRGAA, encoded by the coding sequence ATGAGACTCACCATCAAGGCCAAGCTGATCGCAGCTTTCGCCGCCGTCATCATCCTCAGCGCCGTCAGCATGGGCATCGCGCTGATGAACCTGGGTGCGCTCAACGCCTCGTTCAGCGCCGCCATGGAGGGCAACGTCAAGCGCATCCAGCTCGCTGCGGACCTCGAGGTTTCAACTCTCAAGGTGGCGCGCGACGAAAAGAACCTGATCCTCACGCAGGACCCGGCGGCGATTGCCGCGCTGGTCAAGCAGATGGACGCGGGTATCGACGCTATCCATGCCGACACCGCGACCCTGCGTGAGCTCTCCAGTGAGGTCGGCAAGCCGCTGGTCGACAAGTTCGGCGCCGACTACGAGGCCTATCTGGTGCAGCATGCCGAAGTGCGCCGGCTCTCGACCCTCAACCTCGATGCCGAAGCATTTGCCCTGGCGTCCGGCAAGGCGGCCGAAGTCCGGGCGGCGTCGGTGGCTCGGCTCGACGAGATCGTCGCCCTCAACAATACCCAGCTCAACGAAGCTATCGCGGCGGCCGAGGCCCTCTACGGTTCCTCGTCGCTGCTGCTGACCGCGTTGCTGGTCGGCTCGACCATCATTGCCGTCAGTGCCGCCGCGGTGATCATCGTCGGCATCAGCCGGGGCCTCGGCAAGATCAGCCAGGTGGTCAGCGCCGTCGCTCTCGGCGATCTCGACCAGAACATCGAGATCAAGTCCAATGACGAGATCAAGGATCTCGTTGCGACCGTCAACGTCATGACGGGCAACCTTCGCGCCACTGCCGCGATCGCCGACCGCATCGCCGACGGCGATCTGACCGTCGAGCCCAAGCCGCTGTCCGATCGCGATACGCTGGGGCTGGCGCTGCAGCGCATGGTCGAGAAACTGCGTGACGTCATTGCCGAGGCCATCACCTCGGCCAACAATGTCTCGGCCGGCTCGCAGGAACTCTCGGCCACGGCCGAGCAGTTGAGCCAGGGCGCCACCGAGCAGGCTTCCTCGACCGAGGAAGCGTCCGCCTCGATGGAGGAGATGGCCGCGACCATCAAGCAGTCGGCCGATAACGCCCAGCAGACCGAAAAGATCGCTCGCCAGTCGGCGGCCGATGCCATCGCCTCGGGCGCCGCCGTCAACGATGCCGTCACTGCCATGCAGACCATCGCGCAGAAGATCATGGTGGTACAGGAGATCGCCCGCCAGACCGACCTGCTGGCGCTCAACGCGGCGGTGGAAGCCGCCCGCGCCGGCGAACACGGTCGCGGCTTCGCGGTGGTGGCCTCGGAAGTGCGCAAGCTCGCCGAACGCAGCCAGGCCGCTGCCGCGGAGATCTCGACCCTTTCCGACACGACGGTGAAGACCGCCCAGTCGGCCGGCGAGATGCTGACCCGCCTGGTGCCCGATATCCAGCGCACCGCCGAACTGGTCGAGGAGATCACTGCCGGCGCCCGCGAGCAGAACGCCGGGGCCGCACAGATCAACACCGCCATCCAGCAGCTCGACAAGGTCACCCAGCAGAATACCTCTGCCGCGGAGGAAATGTCCGCCACGTCCGAGGAACTGGCCAGCCAGGCCGAGCAGTTGCAGAACGCCATCAGCTACTTCCGCATCGAGGCCGTGCGCGACACGGCGGCCGAGGCGCCCAGGAAGCAGCCGGCGGCCAAGCGCATCCGCAGCGAGATCATGGCCAAGTCGCCGCACCTGGCGCCGCGCCCCCGCCCCGTCGGCAGGCTGAACGGCAATGGCGGTTTCGACCTCGATATCGACGATGGCGGCGACGAACTCGACCAGGAGTTCACGCGTCGCGGCGCAGCCTGA
- a CDS encoding chemotaxis protein CheW: MAEKPQYVTLGVSGELFAAPVEKVQEILEMRPVARLPQAPANLLGMTDVRGQGIPVLDLRLTLGLPETDDTENTRIVVLNVTAGTAIMTVGLRTDRVFEVTVLDADALEPPPAISGNWRDHAVAGIGRRNGSFVTVLDLDRLLGGVAEAA, from the coding sequence ATGGCCGAGAAGCCGCAATACGTGACGCTCGGGGTGAGCGGCGAGCTGTTCGCCGCCCCGGTGGAGAAGGTGCAGGAAATCCTCGAGATGCGTCCGGTCGCGCGCCTGCCGCAGGCGCCTGCCAACCTCCTGGGCATGACCGACGTGCGCGGCCAGGGCATTCCGGTGCTCGACCTGCGTCTGACCCTCGGTCTGCCCGAAACCGACGACACCGAGAACACCCGTATCGTGGTGCTCAACGTCACGGCCGGCACGGCCATCATGACGGTGGGACTGCGCACCGACCGGGTGTTCGAGGTCACCGTGCTCGACGCCGATGCGCTCGAGCCGCCGCCGGCTATTTCCGGCAACTGGCGCGACCATGCCGTCGCCGGCATCGGCCGCCGCAACGGCAGCTTCGTCACCGTGCTCGATCTCGACCGCCTGCTCGGCGGCGTCGCCGAGGCGGCGTGA
- a CDS encoding CheR family methyltransferase — translation MPSLALKTPPDDADDHLSALDFGRIAKLIEGEAGIKLPPGKRLMVEGRLRKRMRALGQPDFASYCNFLFKQDGLERELTHLINAVTTNKTDFFREAEHFDFLVEQMVPSLLEARERNPLLKVWSAASSTGAEAYTLAMVLDELQVRRNDFRFAILGTDISTAVLAQGRRAVYSAEMIAPVPPELQARYFMHARRPGVRREVRVVPELRRLVRFVHLNLMDQAYPFDRDVDVIFLRNVLIYFEKADQDAVVARLVDHLRPGGYLVLGHSESMIGTSLAVRQVAPAVFQKL, via the coding sequence ATGCCTAGCCTCGCCCTCAAAACTCCGCCCGACGACGCCGACGATCACCTCAGCGCGCTCGATTTCGGCCGCATCGCCAAGCTGATCGAGGGCGAAGCCGGCATCAAGCTGCCGCCGGGCAAGCGCCTGATGGTCGAGGGCCGGCTGCGCAAGCGCATGCGCGCGCTCGGCCAGCCCGATTTTGCCAGCTACTGCAACTTCCTGTTCAAGCAGGATGGGCTCGAGCGCGAACTCACCCACCTGATCAATGCCGTCACCACCAACAAGACCGATTTCTTCCGCGAAGCGGAGCACTTCGATTTCCTGGTCGAGCAGATGGTGCCCAGCCTGCTCGAGGCAAGGGAGCGCAACCCGCTGCTCAAGGTCTGGAGCGCTGCCAGTTCCACCGGCGCTGAGGCCTATACCCTGGCCATGGTGCTCGACGAGCTGCAGGTGCGGCGTAACGATTTCCGCTTCGCTATCCTCGGCACCGATATCTCGACCGCCGTGCTGGCCCAAGGCCGCCGCGCCGTCTACTCCGCCGAGATGATCGCGCCTGTGCCGCCCGAGTTGCAGGCCCGCTATTTCATGCATGCTCGCCGTCCCGGTGTGCGCCGCGAGGTTCGCGTCGTCCCCGAGCTGCGGCGCCTGGTTCGCTTCGTCCACCTCAACCTGATGGACCAGGCTTATCCGTTCGATCGCGATGTCGACGTCATCTTCCTGCGCAACGTGCTGATCTATTTCGAGAAGGCCGACCAGGATGCCGTCGTCGCCCGGCTCGTCGACCACCTTCGGCCCGGCGGTTACCTCGTGCTGGGGCATTCCGAGTCGATGATCGGCACCTCGCTGGCGGTGCGCCAGGTCGCTCCGGCCGTGTTCCAGAAGCTCTGA
- a CDS encoding protein-glutamate methylesterase/protein-glutamine glutaminase has product MSDPAATDRKIRVLIVDDSAAVRTTLSDIISSDPELEVMATAADPYIAVERIRAEVPDVIFLDIELPRMDGITFLRKLMSQRPIPVVICSSHASEGSDTLLEALEAGAVDVVQKPRVDTAQFLHDSRVRICDAARAAAHARLKGRIRPPAPRLAVEKKLTADAVIPSRSAVRAASAAASMPTTAPVICIGASTGGTEALRDVLQLLPATTPGIVIVQHMPERFTAAFARRLDGICQMQVKEAEDGDLVEAGRVLIAPGNHHMTLQRSGSRYTVSIVDGPHVSRHRPSVDVLFRSAAYAAGRNALGIILTGMGDDGARGLLEMKQAGALTLAQDEESSIVFGMPKEAIALGAADRVVPLRRVAGEITAYTARAPQKDTA; this is encoded by the coding sequence ATGTCCGACCCCGCTGCCACCGACCGCAAGATCCGCGTGCTGATCGTCGACGACTCCGCCGCGGTGCGCACCACGCTCAGCGACATCATCTCTTCCGATCCCGAGCTCGAGGTGATGGCGACGGCGGCCGATCCCTACATCGCCGTGGAGCGGATCCGCGCCGAGGTGCCCGATGTCATCTTCCTCGATATCGAGCTGCCGCGCATGGACGGCATCACCTTCCTGCGCAAATTGATGTCGCAGCGCCCCATCCCGGTGGTGATCTGCTCGTCGCATGCCAGTGAAGGCAGCGACACGCTGCTCGAGGCGCTCGAGGCCGGCGCCGTCGACGTGGTGCAGAAGCCGCGTGTCGACACCGCTCAGTTCCTGCACGATTCCAGGGTCCGCATCTGCGACGCCGCCCGCGCCGCCGCGCATGCACGGCTGAAGGGACGGATTCGTCCGCCCGCCCCCCGACTGGCCGTCGAAAAGAAGCTCACCGCCGATGCGGTGATCCCGTCGCGCTCCGCCGTCCGCGCGGCGTCTGCCGCCGCGTCGATGCCCACCACCGCGCCGGTGATCTGCATCGGCGCCTCCACCGGCGGCACCGAAGCGCTGCGCGACGTGCTCCAGCTGCTGCCCGCCACGACGCCCGGCATTGTCATCGTGCAGCACATGCCCGAGCGCTTCACTGCTGCCTTTGCCCGCCGCCTCGACGGCATCTGCCAGATGCAGGTCAAGGAAGCCGAGGACGGCGACCTGGTCGAAGCCGGGCGGGTGCTGATCGCCCCCGGCAACCACCACATGACCCTGCAGCGTTCGGGCTCGCGTTACACCGTCAGTATCGTCGATGGGCCGCACGTGTCGCGCCACCGTCCCTCGGTCGACGTGCTGTTCCGCTCCGCCGCCTACGCCGCCGGCCGCAATGCTCTGGGCATCATCCTCACCGGCATGGGCGACGACGGCGCCCGCGGCCTGCTCGAGATGAAGCAGGCCGGCGCCTTGACGCTCGCCCAGGACGAGGAAAGCTCCATCGTCTTCGGCATGCCCAAGGAAGCCATCGCGCTGGGCGCCGCCGACAGGGTCGTGCCGCTCCGCCGCGTCGCCGGAGAAATCACCGCCTACACCGCCCGTGCCCCGCAAAAGGACACCGCATGA
- a CDS encoding serine hydrolase domain-containing protein has product MPQPSEDVGSAPVVNWQSPEAGAQGFVAPGFEPVAEEFARNFTRRGDVGAAFAATWRGEPVLDLWGGFVAPGQRWTADSLLGVFSGTKGLLAGVMLKLIERGQLDLDQPVARYWPAFGAAGKGAIKVRHVVSHRSGVPGVATALSPSDLSDAERIENLLAAQPSFDDPDAFLCYHALAIGWLCGGLVRAVDGRSLGQFFADEIATPLGLETWIGLPEAEEHRVGRFVFGEGMGGAWDAGLTEAQRADPVRRAVWANPPLFGDINHWDTPAYHAAEIGGAGGITTARSMARYYGCLAEGGTLDGVTILRPETIALGRRELSRFADPFVGEAIAFGVCWNLQAGLHRFGPAPDAFGHTGAGGSIHGAWPTQRLGFSYVMSQLRGDPEDGRTRPLFARLHQLLS; this is encoded by the coding sequence ATGCCGCAACCATCGGAAGACGTGGGCTCCGCGCCCGTCGTGAACTGGCAGTCGCCCGAGGCCGGCGCGCAAGGCTTCGTGGCGCCCGGTTTCGAGCCGGTGGCGGAAGAGTTCGCGCGCAATTTCACCCGACGCGGCGATGTCGGCGCGGCCTTTGCGGCCACCTGGCGCGGCGAACCGGTGCTCGACCTATGGGGCGGCTTCGTGGCGCCGGGCCAACGCTGGACCGCCGACAGCCTGCTCGGGGTGTTCTCGGGCACCAAGGGCCTGCTCGCCGGTGTCATGCTGAAGCTGATCGAGCGCGGCCAGCTCGATCTCGATCAGCCGGTCGCCCGCTATTGGCCTGCCTTCGGCGCCGCCGGCAAGGGCGCCATCAAGGTCCGCCATGTCGTTTCGCATCGCAGCGGCGTGCCGGGCGTCGCAACGGCGCTGTCGCCGTCAGACCTCAGCGACGCGGAGCGGATCGAGAACCTCCTCGCGGCGCAACCGAGCTTTGACGATCCGGACGCCTTCCTCTGCTATCATGCGCTTGCCATCGGCTGGCTTTGCGGCGGCCTGGTCCGCGCCGTCGACGGCCGCAGCCTCGGGCAGTTCTTTGCCGACGAGATCGCCACGCCGCTCGGGCTCGAAACCTGGATCGGCCTGCCGGAGGCGGAGGAGCATCGCGTCGGTCGCTTCGTCTTCGGCGAGGGGATGGGTGGCGCCTGGGATGCCGGCCTCACCGAGGCGCAACGCGCCGATCCGGTGCGTCGTGCGGTATGGGCCAACCCGCCGCTGTTCGGCGACATCAACCATTGGGATACGCCGGCCTATCACGCGGCGGAGATCGGCGGCGCCGGCGGCATCACTACGGCGCGCTCGATGGCGCGCTATTACGGCTGTCTCGCCGAGGGTGGTACGCTCGACGGCGTCACCATCCTCAGGCCTGAAACCATCGCGCTGGGGCGCCGTGAGCTGTCGCGCTTCGCCGATCCGTTCGTCGGCGAAGCAATCGCCTTCGGCGTCTGCTGGAACCTGCAGGCGGGCCTGCATCGCTTCGGGCCGGCACCGGATGCCTTCGGTCACACCGGCGCCGGCGGCTCGATCCATGGCGCCTGGCCGACCCAGCGGCTCGGCTTTTCCTACGTGATGAGCCAGTTGCGCGGCGATCCCGAGGATGGGCGCACCCGTCCGCTGTTCGCCCGGCTTCACCAACTGCTGAGCTGA
- a CDS encoding LacI family DNA-binding transcriptional regulator, producing MGRRPTIIDVAKLAGVSKSTAARALSDSPDVNDATRDKVRKAAIASGYERNHLAVGMRSGRSGLFGLVIPDITNPFWAEVARGAQDIVGDNDASLLVFSSDWDHDREAAHLRALRQARVEGAIVNPVSDNAEDFGRFGVPFSLIGSSAERFPDTPSIGSDIRQAVRLGLDHLVARGHPAPALILGPRSRLARARFLRSVHEHCIERDIDPAVLQVEDGDYTFEGGHAAMQRLLARQQGGHLTVFCANDLMALGAMLAVREAGRECPRDVSILGFDGVPAGAFSWPGLTTIEKPARELGRRAAQALFDEIAGRPQDGRTYLPCRLIERGSLADLRAQTPLRVAGAGRT from the coding sequence ATGGGCAGACGGCCCACCATCATTGATGTGGCCAAGCTCGCCGGAGTGTCCAAAAGCACGGCCGCGCGCGCCCTGTCCGATTCCCCCGACGTCAACGACGCCACCCGCGACAAGGTCCGCAAGGCCGCCATCGCCAGCGGCTACGAACGCAATCACCTCGCCGTCGGCATGCGCTCGGGACGGTCCGGCCTGTTCGGCCTCGTCATCCCCGACATCACCAACCCGTTCTGGGCCGAAGTGGCGCGTGGCGCGCAGGACATCGTCGGCGACAACGACGCCTCGCTGCTGGTCTTTTCCTCCGACTGGGATCACGACCGCGAGGCCGCCCACCTGCGCGCCCTGCGCCAGGCCCGGGTCGAGGGCGCCATCGTCAATCCCGTTTCCGACAATGCCGAGGACTTCGGCCGCTTCGGTGTGCCGTTCTCGCTGATCGGCTCGAGCGCCGAGCGCTTCCCCGATACCCCCAGCATCGGCTCGGATATCCGGCAAGCGGTGCGGCTGGGCCTCGATCATCTGGTGGCTCGCGGTCATCCCGCGCCGGCGCTGATCCTCGGGCCCAGGTCTCGCTTGGCCCGTGCGCGTTTCCTGCGCTCGGTGCATGAGCATTGCATCGAGCGCGATATCGACCCCGCCGTGCTGCAGGTCGAGGATGGCGACTACACCTTCGAGGGCGGTCACGCCGCCATGCAGCGCCTGCTGGCGCGCCAGCAGGGCGGCCACCTGACGGTGTTCTGCGCCAACGACCTGATGGCGCTCGGCGCCATGCTGGCGGTGCGCGAGGCCGGGCGGGAATGTCCGCGCGACGTGTCCATTCTCGGCTTCGACGGGGTCCCTGCCGGCGCCTTTTCCTGGCCTGGTCTCACCACCATCGAGAAGCCGGCCCGTGAGCTCGGCCGCCGCGCCGCCCAGGCGCTGTTCGATGAGATTGCCGGCCGCCCGCAGGATGGCCGTACCTATTTGCCGTGTCGCCTGATCGAGCGGGGTTCACTCGCCGATCTCCGGGCGCAAACGCCCCTGCGCGTCGCAGGAGCGGGGAGGACCTGA
- a CDS encoding ABC transporter permease, producing the protein MSSLEQNATAGAAVSGNVPKSQRFANSVRRWWPYYVMLAPGLVFFLIWHYFPIWEAKMAFEQVRIIPPNLWVGLKHFQTLFASPVFYQVLANTLIISTLKILFVFPVPIIVALLLNEVRSSKLRKFVQSAIYLPHFLSWVVIAGIFIAILSPSDGAVNQITGLFGAKPTAFMTDGNSSRWVLVFSEIWRSAGWDSLLYLAAIIGIDQSLYEAAELDGANRWQKVWHVTIPGIVPTIATLFILNMGMFLSADLNQVINFLNDVNRGQIDILDTYVYRIGLRTGEYSLATAAGLFKAVFGMILILSAHFVSKRLTGKGVW; encoded by the coding sequence ATGTCGAGCCTCGAGCAAAACGCGACGGCCGGTGCAGCCGTGTCCGGGAACGTTCCCAAGTCGCAGCGCTTCGCCAATAGCGTCCGCCGCTGGTGGCCCTACTACGTCATGCTCGCCCCTGGGCTCGTCTTCTTCCTCATCTGGCACTATTTCCCGATCTGGGAAGCCAAGATGGCGTTCGAACAGGTGCGCATCATTCCGCCCAACCTGTGGGTGGGGCTGAAGCACTTCCAGACGCTGTTCGCCTCGCCGGTGTTCTACCAGGTGCTGGCCAATACCCTGATCATCTCGACGCTGAAGATCCTCTTCGTCTTCCCGGTGCCGATCATCGTGGCGCTGCTGCTCAACGAGGTGCGCAGCAGCAAGCTCCGCAAGTTCGTGCAGTCGGCCATCTACCTGCCGCACTTCCTGAGCTGGGTCGTGATCGCCGGCATCTTCATCGCCATCCTGTCGCCCTCCGACGGCGCGGTGAATCAGATCACCGGTCTGTTCGGCGCCAAACCGACCGCCTTCATGACTGACGGCAACTCCAGCCGCTGGGTATTGGTGTTCTCCGAGATCTGGCGTTCGGCCGGCTGGGACAGCCTGCTCTATCTCGCCGCCATCATCGGCATCGACCAGTCGCTTTACGAAGCGGCCGAGCTCGACGGCGCCAATCGCTGGCAGAAGGTCTGGCACGTCACCATCCCGGGGATCGTCCCCACCATCGCGACGCTGTTCATCCTCAATATGGGGATGTTCCTGTCGGCCGACCTCAACCAGGTCATCAACTTCCTCAACGACGTGAACCGCGGCCAGATCGATATCCTCGATACCTATGTCTACCGCATCGGTCTGCGCACCGGCGAGTACTCGCTGGCCACCGCTGCCGGCCTGTTCAAGGCAGTGTTCGGCATGATCCTCATCCTCTCGGCGCATTTCGTTTCCAAGCGCCTCACCGGCAAGGGAGTCTGGTGA
- a CDS encoding carbohydrate ABC transporter permease: MAAPRGTQIRRTPLERIEYAIIVTTLLAMVVVMLQPILNLLAVSFSDPSQVAGKSGLDIWPSGFSLDVWALLLQHPNVQRGILNSIFITATATFIGVVGTALMAWGLSRPNLPGRRIIFLLVLVTIVFEPGIIPDYFLMKRMGLLDSYWSVILYKAVNAWYLIILVRFFEEIPEELLEAAELDGANAFQIFFQVVLPLAKPALATIALFYLVFHWNEFFRAMIYLNDQTKYPLQVVLRQFVVEGDKLAIVGADNAANNIGVAQINLKALKAGMIIITILPILAIYPLILKFFTKGTMSGALKG; the protein is encoded by the coding sequence ATGGCCGCGCCTCGTGGAACCCAAATCCGTCGCACGCCGCTCGAGCGCATCGAGTATGCCATCATCGTCACGACGCTGCTCGCCATGGTGGTGGTGATGCTGCAGCCGATCCTCAACCTGCTCGCCGTGTCGTTCTCCGACCCGAGCCAGGTGGCGGGCAAGAGCGGCCTCGACATCTGGCCCTCGGGCTTTTCGCTCGACGTCTGGGCGCTGCTGCTGCAGCACCCCAACGTGCAGCGCGGCATCCTCAACTCGATCTTCATCACCGCCACCGCCACCTTCATCGGCGTCGTCGGCACCGCGCTGATGGCCTGGGGGCTGAGCCGGCCGAACCTGCCTGGCCGGCGGATCATCTTCCTCCTGGTCCTCGTCACCATCGTGTTCGAGCCGGGCATCATCCCCGACTACTTCCTGATGAAGCGGATGGGCCTGCTCGATAGCTACTGGAGCGTCATCCTCTACAAGGCGGTGAACGCCTGGTACCTGATCATCCTGGTGCGCTTCTTCGAGGAAATCCCCGAGGAACTGCTCGAGGCGGCCGAACTCGACGGCGCCAACGCCTTCCAGATCTTCTTTCAGGTGGTGCTGCCCCTGGCGAAGCCGGCCTTGGCGACCATCGCGCTGTTCTACCTGGTCTTCCACTGGAACGAGTTCTTCCGGGCGATGATCTACCTCAACGACCAGACCAAATACCCGCTGCAGGTGGTGCTCCGGCAATTCGTGGTCGAGGGTGACAAGCTCGCCATCGTCGGCGCCGACAATGCCGCCAATAATATCGGCGTCGCCCAGATCAATCTGAAGGCGCTGAAGGCCGGGATGATCATCATCACCATCCTGCCGATCCTCGCCATCTACCCGCTGATCCTCAAGTTCTTCACCAAGGGCACCATGTCGGGAGCGCTCAAGGGATGA
- a CDS encoding extracellular solute-binding protein, protein MLKKLLLTTTALALSLSLGAPAFADPTVIRLVSKDLLSTNPPDVKHIERIEAALKAQGTDLDIQIVDLPSSGYADALGVMLLSGDIPDLIYFQGGDAKMADQGILEDLNPWIEKSPNLKAALWPHNVERLKNYPYLLYVYPPRAPQPVIRKDWLDKLGIPAPTTVDEYEAFFKAIHDADLDGDGTPGNTLGVTTADNTNELDSIFNQAFGITGTWMKDAAGEWVSARITDQEKAKIAWYAKLAAEGLYDKEYVTSKFDVKEDKFYTGKAGVIFGSSAEVIDIYGGKMRQAHPDANIELALLPIPSGPGGQGLSATDVSKESRGFAIATTSQHKEEVAKLLDFMASTEGQMMDRMGFEGEEYTKSGDTYTITDKMSTWYARFFAAANFVPPVEWKSAAAQESLKNITTWFKPDNAFVWPSDYAADLDATENVYRAWVYKFISGEASMDQWDAYVAEWKAAGGDRLNEYARTKLNG, encoded by the coding sequence ATGCTTAAGAAACTCTTGCTCACCACCACGGCGCTGGCGCTCAGCCTGTCGCTGGGGGCGCCTGCCTTTGCCGACCCGACGGTGATCCGCCTGGTGTCGAAGGACCTGCTCTCGACCAACCCGCCCGACGTCAAACACATCGAACGCATCGAGGCGGCGCTGAAGGCACAGGGCACCGATCTCGACATCCAGATCGTCGACCTGCCGTCTTCGGGCTATGCCGATGCGCTCGGCGTCATGCTGCTCTCGGGCGATATCCCGGACCTGATCTACTTCCAGGGCGGCGACGCCAAGATGGCCGACCAGGGCATCCTCGAGGACCTGAACCCCTGGATCGAGAAGTCGCCCAACCTCAAGGCGGCGCTGTGGCCGCACAATGTCGAGCGCCTGAAGAACTACCCTTACCTGCTCTACGTCTACCCGCCGCGTGCTCCGCAGCCGGTGATCCGCAAGGACTGGCTGGACAAGCTCGGCATCCCGGCCCCGACCACCGTCGATGAGTACGAGGCCTTCTTCAAGGCCATCCACGACGCCGATCTCGATGGCGACGGCACCCCCGGCAACACCCTCGGTGTCACCACCGCCGACAACACCAACGAACTCGACTCGATCTTCAACCAGGCGTTCGGCATCACCGGCACCTGGATGAAGGACGCGGCCGGCGAGTGGGTGAGCGCCCGCATCACCGACCAGGAGAAGGCCAAGATCGCCTGGTACGCCAAGCTGGCGGCCGAGGGTCTCTACGACAAGGAATACGTCACTTCGAAGTTCGACGTGAAGGAAGACAAATTCTACACCGGCAAGGCCGGCGTGATCTTCGGCTCCTCGGCGGAAGTCATCGACATCTATGGCGGCAAGATGCGCCAGGCGCATCCCGACGCCAATATCGAGCTGGCGCTGCTGCCGATCCCGTCCGGACCGGGCGGCCAGGGCCTGTCGGCGACTGACGTCTCCAAGGAAAGCCGCGGCTTTGCCATCGCCACCACTTCGCAGCACAAGGAAGAGGTGGCCAAGCTCCTCGACTTCATGGCCTCGACCGAAGGCCAGATGATGGACCGGATGGGCTTCGAGGGCGAGGAATACACCAAGTCCGGCGACACCTACACCATCACCGACAAGATGAGCACCTGGTACGCCCGCTTCTTCGCGGCCGCCAACTTCGTGCCGCCGGTCGAGTGGAAATCGGCTGCCGCCCAGGAATCGCTGAAGAACATCACCACCTGGTTCAAGCCGGATAACGCCTTCGTCTGGCCGTCCGACTATGCCGCTGACCTCGATGCGACCGAGAATGTCTATCGCGCCTGGGTCTACAAGTTCATCTCTGGCGAAGCCTCGATGGACCAGTGGGATGCCTACGTCGCCGAATGGAAGGCCGCGGGCGGCGACCGCCTCAACGAGTATGCCCGGACCAAGCTGAACGGCTAA